One part of the Parabacteroides distasonis ATCC 8503 genome encodes these proteins:
- a CDS encoding ABC transporter permease: MKNILIAIRSIFKKGRHNVMKIVSLGIGLAVGLVLIAKVYFEQSYDDFYPDRDRVYQVWAKYQQNGGELKDYPQTSGGIAPTMQQQIPEIETVTRYTSFGDWTFTMTDTKMKYSGRCIIADSCFFDILPRPMLIGNAKEVLSTPMYVLISSRIAKNIGGDVIGKNFTVDNSPGRTMTIGGVFEEVPENSHSRYDVIVSMASAGRFMWEGSPTNMLGNDRYISYVKLHKGVNPLALEEQVRTFVNSYFPPEEQQKVGLSIDFSFHKLDNLHKELPQVKRMTWILSLLAFALIFTAVMNYILIVISSIVNRSKEVAVHKCYGASENNIHGMMFGEALVHIVLSLILALLLILAFRGTVEELLATSLDSLLLSNGSLVLLGICILVFFVSGFMPGSLYARIPVASAFRNYRENKRIWKKALLLVQFVATGFLVTMLVFVARQYTFMVNDRPGYAYENLAYCGLAGVDSTSRAKILDEVMRLPGVAAATTVYQLPFEHASGNNILLPGGTQELFNIADLYWVGNGYLDMMEIPVIQGRSFTENVTNSREVMVDRRFVEKMKLVAGWTDDVVGKDICVTEHSKWNEEPFTICGVYENIRLGGISNQDMRPSVLFYAHKPMYTLQVKFHELTNDNMARLQQKISETFPDRELSAISFRSEIMDLYKDSRQFRDSVMIGGLVTLLVTLIGLIGYTNDEVSRRRKEIAVRRVNGATLWDILRLFIKDIGYICIYAVILGGGIAYFVLQKWQEQFTEKVPLSWYIFLGCGVCVLLIIYSVVCLDARKTANDNPVNCLKSE; encoded by the coding sequence ATGAAAAACATACTAATCGCCATTCGTTCCATTTTTAAGAAAGGGCGGCATAACGTGATGAAAATCGTATCGTTGGGAATCGGCTTAGCGGTAGGCTTGGTATTGATCGCTAAAGTCTATTTCGAACAATCGTATGATGATTTTTATCCGGATAGAGACCGGGTCTATCAAGTCTGGGCGAAATACCAGCAAAATGGAGGGGAGTTGAAGGATTATCCGCAAACAAGCGGTGGCATCGCTCCAACTATGCAACAACAGATACCCGAGATCGAGACCGTCACCCGATACACGAGTTTTGGAGACTGGACCTTTACGATGACCGACACCAAGATGAAATACTCCGGTCGTTGTATCATAGCGGATAGTTGTTTCTTTGATATTCTTCCTCGTCCTATGTTGATCGGAAATGCGAAAGAGGTTCTTTCCACCCCGATGTACGTGTTGATATCAAGTCGTATAGCGAAAAATATCGGAGGCGATGTTATCGGGAAAAACTTCACGGTAGACAATTCGCCGGGACGTACTATGACTATTGGTGGCGTTTTTGAGGAAGTTCCGGAAAATTCTCATTCCCGTTACGATGTAATTGTTTCCATGGCTTCGGCGGGTCGGTTCATGTGGGAGGGTTCGCCTACTAATATGTTGGGAAACGATCGTTACATAAGCTATGTGAAGTTGCACAAGGGGGTGAATCCTTTAGCTTTGGAGGAACAGGTGCGTACGTTTGTGAATTCTTATTTCCCTCCAGAGGAACAGCAAAAGGTCGGGTTAAGCATTGATTTCTCATTTCATAAGCTAGATAATCTACACAAGGAGTTGCCGCAAGTCAAGCGAATGACGTGGATACTTTCCTTACTGGCCTTCGCTTTGATCTTTACGGCGGTGATGAACTATATCTTGATCGTGATATCCTCTATCGTAAATCGCTCGAAGGAGGTGGCTGTCCATAAATGTTATGGGGCAAGCGAGAATAATATTCATGGTATGATGTTTGGTGAGGCGTTGGTACATATAGTGCTTTCACTGATCTTGGCCTTATTGTTGATCCTTGCGTTTAGAGGTACGGTAGAGGAGTTGTTGGCGACTTCGTTAGATTCCTTGCTCTTGTCTAATGGTAGCTTGGTCTTGCTAGGGATATGTATCTTGGTGTTTTTCGTATCTGGTTTTATGCCGGGATCATTATACGCCCGGATTCCGGTGGCCTCCGCTTTCCGTAATTACCGGGAGAATAAGCGTATCTGGAAGAAAGCCTTGTTGCTTGTCCAGTTTGTTGCTACGGGCTTTTTGGTGACGATGCTTGTTTTCGTTGCCCGTCAATATACGTTTATGGTGAATGATCGTCCGGGATATGCCTATGAGAACCTTGCCTACTGCGGGTTAGCTGGCGTGGACTCTACCTCTCGTGCCAAGATTCTGGATGAGGTGATGCGGCTTCCGGGAGTCGCTGCGGCTACCACCGTTTATCAATTGCCTTTCGAGCATGCTTCCGGTAATAATATTCTTTTACCGGGCGGGACTCAAGAGCTTTTTAATATCGCCGATCTCTATTGGGTAGGCAACGGATATCTGGACATGATGGAGATTCCCGTGATCCAAGGCCGCTCGTTCACGGAGAATGTGACCAACTCGAGAGAGGTGATGGTAGACCGCCGTTTCGTGGAGAAGATGAAATTGGTAGCGGGCTGGACGGATGATGTTGTTGGGAAGGATATTTGCGTCACCGAGCATAGCAAATGGAATGAGGAGCCATTCACGATTTGCGGCGTGTATGAGAATATCCGTCTGGGAGGAATCTCGAACCAAGATATGCGGCCCTCCGTATTATTCTATGCGCATAAGCCCATGTACACCTTGCAGGTGAAGTTCCATGAGCTGACCAACGATAATATGGCTCGTTTACAGCAGAAGATATCCGAGACATTTCCGGATCGTGAACTGAGCGCTATCTCTTTCCGTTCCGAGATCATGGATCTATATAAGGACTCCCGCCAATTCCGTGATTCCGTGATGATCGGAGGTCTGGTCACGCTTCTTGTTACGTTGATAGGACTTATAGGCTATACGAATGATGAGGTGAGCCGTCGTCGTAAGGAGATCGCCGTCCGCCGGGTGAATGGGGCTACCTTATGGGATATATTGAGGTTGTTCATAAAGGATATCGGATATATCTGTATCTATGCGGTCATATTAGGCGGTGGCATAGCATACTTTGTCTTGCAAAAGTGGCAAGAGCAATTCACGGAGAAAGTACCTTTGTCATGGTACATATTCTTGGGTTGCGGCGTATGTGTCTTATTGATTATATATTCCGTGGTTTGTCTGGATGCCCGCAAGACGGCTAATGATAATCCGGTGAACTGCTTGAAATCTGAGTAA
- a CDS encoding DUF362 domain-containing protein yields MTAKQKMSRRNFIRSSVVMGGAWMVAGSIPVESIAGEVRPEIAKSESSAGVSKVYMLKDITPQNMIRLYDALGRKAKGKVAVKLSTGEPGGHNFLQPTLIKDLVKKVNGTIVECNTAYGGGRADTDSHLKAAADHGFTAIAKVDIMDADGEVALPVQGGKHLKEDFVGSHYLDYDFTVVLSHFKGHAMGGFGGALKNISIGIASSAGKAWIHTAGKTKTDLWNNLPEQDHFLESMAEAAKAVTTHCGENILYISVMNRLSVDCDCDSNPEEPKMADIGMLASLDPVALDKACVDLVYASPDPGRVHLIERMESRHGIHIVEHAEALGMGSQRYDLVSLDDK; encoded by the coding sequence ATGACAGCAAAACAAAAAATGTCACGCCGTAACTTCATACGAAGTTCGGTCGTTATGGGTGGCGCATGGATGGTGGCAGGTTCTATACCTGTAGAGAGTATCGCAGGCGAAGTGAGGCCGGAGATTGCGAAAAGCGAATCCTCTGCCGGAGTTTCGAAGGTATATATGTTGAAAGATATCACTCCTCAGAACATGATCCGTCTCTACGACGCCTTGGGACGGAAGGCCAAGGGGAAAGTGGCGGTGAAGCTCTCTACCGGAGAGCCGGGAGGCCATAACTTCCTGCAACCTACACTTATCAAAGACTTGGTAAAGAAAGTAAACGGTACGATCGTGGAATGTAACACGGCTTACGGAGGCGGACGTGCGGATACCGACAGCCATTTGAAAGCCGCCGCCGATCATGGCTTCACGGCCATCGCTAAGGTGGATATCATGGATGCCGACGGCGAGGTGGCTCTTCCGGTTCAAGGCGGTAAACACCTGAAAGAGGATTTCGTAGGCTCCCATTATCTGGATTATGATTTTACGGTCGTCCTTTCCCATTTCAAGGGACATGCCATGGGCGGTTTCGGGGGAGCGCTGAAAAATATCTCTATCGGTATAGCCTCATCCGCCGGAAAGGCTTGGATACATACGGCGGGTAAGACGAAAACCGACTTGTGGAACAACCTTCCCGAACAGGATCATTTCTTGGAATCAATGGCCGAGGCGGCTAAGGCCGTGACTACCCATTGTGGCGAAAATATACTTTATATCAGCGTAATGAATCGACTCTCCGTAGATTGCGATTGCGATTCGAACCCGGAAGAGCCGAAAATGGCGGATATCGGTATGCTAGCCTCACTCGATCCCGTGGCCTTGGATAAGGCTTGCGTAGATCTGGTTTACGCCTCGCCGGACCCTGGCCGTGTCCACTTGATCGAGCGCATGGAATCCCGCCATGGCATCCATATCGTCGAGCATGCGGAGGCGTTGGGTATGGGAAGCCAGCGGTATGATTTGGTCTCCTTGGACGATAAATAA
- a CDS encoding riboflavin synthase — protein sequence MFSGIVEEAAQVVALQSDKGNLHLTMKCSFVNELKIDQSVAHNGVCLTVVSMTEDTYTVTAIKETLERSNLGNLKVGDKVNLERSMLMNGRLDGHIVQGHVDQTAVCAEVKEADGSWYYTFEYAFDKEMARQGYMTVEKGSVCVNGVSLTVCNSQQNSFQVAIIPYTHDNTNFCQIEKGTVVNLEFDIVGKYISKMMQFK from the coding sequence ATGTTCTCAGGTATTGTAGAAGAAGCGGCTCAGGTAGTAGCCCTCCAATCCGATAAAGGAAACCTTCATCTGACGATGAAGTGCTCATTCGTGAATGAGCTGAAAATAGATCAGAGCGTGGCTCACAACGGCGTTTGCCTTACGGTGGTAAGCATGACGGAAGATACGTATACGGTTACCGCTATCAAGGAGACCTTGGAACGTTCGAACCTCGGGAACCTGAAAGTGGGCGATAAGGTGAACTTGGAGCGTAGCATGTTGATGAACGGCCGTCTGGACGGGCATATCGTACAGGGGCACGTGGACCAGACTGCCGTTTGTGCGGAGGTGAAGGAGGCGGACGGCAGCTGGTACTATACGTTCGAGTACGCTTTTGATAAGGAGATGGCCCGGCAGGGGTATATGACCGTGGAGAAAGGCTCCGTTTGCGTGAACGGCGTCAGTCTGACGGTATGCAACTCCCAGCAAAACAGTTTCCAAGTCGCTATCATCCCTTATACGCACGATAACACGAACTTTTGCCAGATCGAGAAAGGTACGGTAGTGAACCTAGAGTTCGATATTGTCGGGAAGTATATCAGCAAGATGATGCAGTTTAAATAA
- a CDS encoding DnaJ C-terminal domain-containing protein produces the protein MAYIDYYKILGVNKDASQDDIKKAYKKLARQYHPDLNPNDPDAHRKFQEINEANEVLSDPEKRKKYDQYGENWKHADEFEAQRKQYGQQGGGFGGGFSNGGGTYWSSSGDDGEFSDFFESMFGSRRGGGGHSNHGFRGQDYTAELHLSLMDAAKTHKQVITVNGKNLRITVPAGVANGQTIKLKGQGGPGMNGGPAGDLYITFIIPDDSRFKRVGDDLYLTVPLNLYTAVLGGEQIIDTLDSKVKLKVKPGTQNNTKVRLKGKGFPVYKKEGQFGDLIVTYSIEVPTNLTEKQKDLFREIQSLN, from the coding sequence ATGGCCTATATCGATTATTACAAGATTTTGGGGGTGAACAAGGACGCTTCTCAGGATGATATCAAGAAAGCCTATAAGAAGTTGGCTCGGCAATATCACCCTGACTTGAATCCGAACGATCCCGACGCCCATCGTAAGTTTCAGGAGATCAATGAGGCGAACGAGGTGCTTAGCGATCCGGAAAAGCGTAAGAAATACGACCAGTACGGGGAGAATTGGAAACATGCGGATGAGTTCGAGGCTCAACGGAAGCAGTATGGCCAGCAAGGTGGCGGCTTTGGCGGTGGCTTCTCGAACGGCGGAGGTACGTATTGGTCCTCCTCCGGCGATGATGGAGAGTTCTCGGATTTCTTTGAGTCTATGTTTGGTTCCCGCCGGGGTGGCGGTGGCCATTCTAATCATGGGTTCCGTGGACAGGATTACACGGCCGAATTGCACTTATCCTTGATGGATGCGGCCAAGACACATAAGCAGGTGATCACCGTGAACGGCAAGAACCTGCGTATCACGGTTCCCGCCGGCGTAGCCAACGGGCAAACCATTAAGCTGAAAGGCCAAGGCGGGCCGGGCATGAATGGAGGACCTGCCGGTGATTTGTACATCACGTTCATTATTCCGGACGACAGCCGTTTCAAACGGGTGGGAGACGATCTGTACCTGACCGTCCCCTTGAACCTCTATACGGCGGTCTTGGGTGGCGAGCAGATTATCGATACCTTGGATAGCAAGGTGAAACTGAAAGTAAAACCGGGCACGCAAAACAATACGAAAGTCCGGTTGAAAGGTAAGGGATTCCCTGTTTACAAGAAGGAGGGGCAGTTTGGTGACTTGATTGTCACGTACTCGATCGAGGTGCCGACCAACTTGACGGAGAAACAGAAGGATTTGTTCCGGGAAATACAAAGTCTAAATTAA
- a CDS encoding MATE family efflux transporter, with the protein MRINTGNRDLTSGAVWKVILRFAFPLLIGNLLQQLYNVTDSVIVGQFLGKESLAAVSASFFIYYFIISLVIGIGSGTSVVISQFFGAKEFDKVQKAFSSFFIFMLVAGVLLSIAGIIFAEPMFRLTNTPEDVIPQAVAYFRIYVGGTFLFVTFNSIISILRGVGESVRPMLFILLTTILNIALDLLFIVVFKWGIEGAARATVIAQGIGMCVALGYVNNTHPLLSIKKQDLLFDMGLFKEGLRIGLPSSVQQCAISLGLIALLGIVNSFGTDTLTAYGAAGKIDTIIIQAVLTLSGALAAFCGQNIGAGHLDRVRDGVRFAMLVNLLLGLATFTAIYFFGDKMMLAFTKDPEVIRIGKEYLLIMGGFFIVHGGLNVFNGALRGAGDTLFPMAVSITCLWLIRIPLAYWFSSIWGRSGIWWAIGASLCIGLTITYIYYKLGFWKNKGPLRKK; encoded by the coding sequence TTGAGAATTAATACAGGAAATAGGGATTTGACGAGTGGGGCGGTATGGAAGGTGATCCTGCGTTTCGCTTTCCCTTTGCTGATCGGCAATCTGCTGCAACAACTCTATAACGTGACCGACAGCGTCATCGTCGGGCAGTTTCTGGGGAAAGAGTCGCTGGCGGCGGTATCGGCTTCCTTCTTCATCTATTACTTTATTATCTCGCTGGTGATCGGTATCGGGAGCGGTACGTCGGTGGTGATCTCACAGTTTTTCGGGGCGAAGGAGTTCGATAAGGTGCAGAAGGCCTTCTCCTCTTTCTTTATCTTCATGTTGGTCGCAGGGGTATTGCTGTCCATAGCGGGAATTATTTTTGCCGAGCCGATGTTCAGGCTGACGAACACACCGGAGGACGTGATCCCGCAGGCGGTCGCTTATTTTAGGATTTATGTAGGGGGTACGTTCTTGTTTGTCACTTTCAATAGCATTATCTCCATATTGCGGGGTGTCGGGGAGTCCGTGCGCCCCATGCTGTTTATCCTGCTTACCACGATTTTGAATATAGCCTTGGATTTACTCTTCATTGTCGTTTTCAAATGGGGGATCGAAGGGGCGGCACGGGCTACGGTGATCGCCCAAGGGATCGGCATGTGCGTGGCCCTAGGCTACGTGAACAACACCCATCCCCTGCTCTCTATCAAGAAACAGGATTTATTGTTCGATATGGGACTGTTCAAGGAAGGGCTCCGCATCGGGCTTCCCTCCAGCGTACAGCAATGTGCCATCTCGCTAGGATTGATTGCCTTACTGGGGATCGTGAACAGTTTCGGCACGGATACGCTCACCGCTTACGGGGCAGCGGGAAAGATCGACACGATCATCATCCAAGCGGTATTGACCCTCTCTGGGGCGCTAGCTGCTTTCTGCGGGCAAAACATCGGAGCTGGGCACTTGGACCGGGTACGTGACGGGGTACGATTCGCCATGCTTGTCAACCTATTGCTGGGTCTAGCAACCTTCACGGCCATCTATTTCTTCGGGGACAAGATGATGCTGGCTTTCACCAAGGACCCGGAGGTGATCCGGATTGGCAAGGAATATTTATTGATCATGGGAGGATTCTTTATCGTACACGGCGGCTTGAACGTCTTCAACGGGGCATTACGGGGAGCTGGCGATACCCTGTTCCCAATGGCAGTAAGCATCACTTGTCTTTGGCTGATACGCATTCCCCTCGCCTATTGGTTTAGCTCTATCTGGGGACGGAGCGGTATCTGGTGGGCCATCGGCGCCAGCCTTTGCATCGGGCTTACAATCACCTATATCTATTATAAATTGGGATTCTGGAAGAACAAAGGGCCTTTACGGAAGAAATAA
- a CDS encoding chaperone modulator CbpM — MQTDLVIVSEYCQKCHIDPSFIILLEEGGLIDINITDGERYLFSSQLRDLEQYTRMYYDLSINIEGIEAIHHMLDRMRNLQAEIQSLRNRLHLYEPFGFDTIENF; from the coding sequence ATGCAAACAGATTTAGTTATTGTCAGTGAATACTGCCAGAAATGCCATATAGACCCTTCGTTCATCATTTTGCTGGAAGAGGGAGGTTTGATAGACATTAATATCACGGATGGAGAGAGGTATCTCTTCTCTTCCCAGCTCCGTGATCTGGAACAATACACACGTATGTATTACGACTTGTCTATTAACATCGAGGGAATCGAGGCCATTCATCATATGCTGGACCGGATGCGGAATTTGCAGGCGGAGATACAATCGTTGAGAAACCGTCTGCATTTATATGAACCATTCGGTTTTGATACGATCGAGAATTTCTAG
- a CDS encoding linear amide C-N hydrolase, translating to MKSKNLTLASLFAGLFMFMNPMGSEACTRAVYLGPDDMVVTGRTMDWKEDPQSNLYLFPRGVQRRGAISDNTIQWTSKYGSVVTAGYDIGTCDGMNEKGLVANLLFLTESSYFRPDDNRPVMGLSIWTQYVLDNFATVDEAVAELSKEVFRIDDPDLPNGAKSTLHLSISDASGNSAIFEYLNGNLVIHEGRECQVMTNSPTYDKQLTLNDYWQQIGGLVMLPGTNRASDRFVRASFYIHAIPQTSNFREAVAGVFSVMRNVSVPLGITTPDQPNISSTRWRTVADQKNKVYYFESTLSPDIFWVDFKSLDFKAGTPIKKLTLTNGEIYAGNTAKDFKDSKPLPFLFGI from the coding sequence ATGAAATCAAAGAATTTAACACTGGCCTCTCTTTTCGCCGGCTTGTTCATGTTTATGAACCCTATGGGAAGCGAGGCGTGTACAAGGGCCGTTTACCTCGGGCCGGACGATATGGTCGTAACCGGACGTACCATGGATTGGAAAGAGGACCCGCAATCCAACCTGTATCTCTTCCCCCGGGGCGTACAGAGAAGGGGAGCGATATCCGATAATACCATCCAATGGACCTCGAAATACGGAAGCGTGGTGACCGCCGGGTATGATATCGGTACGTGCGACGGCATGAACGAGAAGGGACTTGTTGCCAACCTATTGTTCCTCACCGAGTCATCTTATTTCCGACCGGACGATAACCGCCCGGTTATGGGGCTTAGCATCTGGACGCAGTATGTACTCGATAATTTCGCCACGGTAGATGAGGCGGTTGCCGAGTTAAGCAAGGAGGTCTTCCGCATCGACGATCCGGATCTTCCGAACGGGGCGAAATCAACCTTGCATCTCTCGATCTCGGACGCATCAGGGAATAGCGCTATCTTCGAGTACCTAAATGGGAACTTGGTTATCCATGAGGGACGGGAATGCCAAGTCATGACGAATTCCCCTACATACGATAAGCAACTAACCTTAAACGATTACTGGCAACAGATAGGCGGCTTGGTCATGTTGCCGGGTACGAACCGGGCTTCCGATCGTTTCGTGCGTGCCTCTTTCTATATCCACGCCATCCCGCAGACAAGTAATTTCCGGGAAGCGGTAGCCGGGGTATTCAGCGTAATGCGTAACGTATCGGTACCTCTGGGAATCACGACCCCGGATCAACCGAATATCTCCTCTACCCGCTGGCGTACGGTAGCCGACCAGAAGAATAAGGTATATTACTTCGAGTCTACTTTAAGCCCGGATATCTTTTGGGTCGATTTCAAGAGCTTGGACTTCAAGGCAGGTACACCTATCAAGAAACTAACGCTCACAAACGGCGAGATTTACGCCGGAAACACCGCCAAAGATTTCAAGGACAGCAAGCCGTTACCGTTCTTGTTCGGGATCTGA
- a CDS encoding ABC transporter permease, whose translation MNNLLNFKSFFKFLGRNKAYTLIDVFGLSVSLMFVLLIAVYTVQEMSTDKFHTKADRIYLVGNENWMATGAAIPYKIKERYPEVEKVCPVVAGNSSDIVVVSGDRKLKANVMFADSTFFDFFDFRLLQGTREQALAAGNYAVVSSSFARKMFGTDDPMGRKLVVGDTISATINGVVEDLLHSSIPEADVIVRWEQVRYLNWSLAPDQLGNAGSTSAFVLVREGSDFPSRAEDMAHWFKEFYWPYQYGTAKEVRILPLSEQYFAKAASYSSLRKGDWRFVIVLMSVGLLILIFAVINYINLTVAQAGFRAKEMATRRLLGSSRGELFMRLMLESTLLTFISLIIGVLLALAVVPFVNDLLQTRVDMNVLGRPVWLLALVSLTVAVGVLSGLLPAIIISSSKPIEVVRGTFRAKTKMVFSKFFIVFQNVITITMIAASITMVCQIVHMINAPVGYKTKNLLAMRSVDERQLSAFVGELKGLSCVDRVGKTQGLPLFGSNNWTATYQGQNISFQQFVMDKECYDMLGLEILRDNHLTTEGWFLNEQAMREMNLSEDAASFMLDRQERPIAIAGIVRDFYCFGNVTTGMNPVMFRFLKDNEDPWMILIETQGDPFAAKEAIGKVYEKVTGLEFEAYFMDERLQNSFDSQIRLAKIVIVFSIIAILISLLGLLAMSTYFIQQRLQEVSVRKVFGSSNRQILVKLVFTFLNYVLIAFVIAIPIIMYFMKDWLSDYSYRIGLSPLIFIAAGLFCLMISFVSVFFQSYRAATSNPVDSFRHRL comes from the coding sequence ATGAATAATTTATTGAACTTTAAGTCCTTTTTCAAGTTCCTCGGAAGGAATAAGGCTTATACGCTGATAGACGTGTTTGGTCTGTCTGTATCGTTGATGTTTGTGTTATTGATAGCGGTCTATACGGTACAGGAGATGTCTACAGATAAATTCCATACCAAGGCGGATCGTATCTATCTGGTCGGGAATGAAAATTGGATGGCCACCGGAGCCGCCATTCCTTATAAGATAAAGGAACGCTATCCGGAGGTAGAAAAAGTTTGTCCGGTAGTGGCGGGTAATTCGAGTGATATAGTTGTAGTTTCCGGTGATCGGAAACTGAAGGCAAACGTGATGTTCGCAGACTCTACGTTCTTCGATTTCTTTGATTTCCGGTTGCTACAAGGCACTCGTGAGCAAGCGTTGGCCGCCGGGAACTATGCGGTGGTCTCCTCTTCGTTCGCCCGTAAGATGTTCGGAACGGATGATCCGATGGGACGGAAGTTGGTGGTGGGCGATACCATATCGGCTACTATAAACGGGGTGGTGGAGGATTTACTTCATTCCTCTATTCCCGAAGCCGATGTGATCGTGCGTTGGGAGCAGGTTCGGTATTTGAACTGGTCGTTGGCTCCGGATCAATTGGGGAATGCCGGAAGTACATCGGCTTTTGTCTTGGTGCGTGAGGGTAGTGATTTCCCTTCTCGTGCGGAGGATATGGCCCATTGGTTCAAGGAATTTTATTGGCCGTATCAATATGGGACGGCAAAAGAGGTACGCATATTGCCGCTTAGTGAGCAGTATTTTGCGAAAGCCGCTTCTTACTCTTCTTTGCGAAAGGGAGATTGGCGTTTCGTGATCGTGCTGATGTCCGTAGGTCTTCTTATCTTGATTTTTGCGGTTATCAATTATATTAACTTGACGGTTGCCCAAGCGGGTTTCAGGGCGAAGGAGATGGCTACCCGGCGCCTTTTGGGATCTTCACGGGGTGAGTTATTCATGCGTTTGATGCTGGAGTCCACTTTACTTACGTTTATTTCTTTGATTATCGGGGTTCTCCTTGCGCTGGCGGTCGTGCCGTTTGTCAATGATTTATTGCAGACACGTGTCGATATGAATGTATTGGGTAGACCTGTCTGGCTATTGGCTCTGGTTTCATTAACGGTTGCCGTGGGAGTTTTATCCGGCTTACTGCCTGCTATCATTATTTCTTCTTCTAAACCGATCGAGGTGGTAAGGGGTACGTTCCGGGCTAAGACGAAAATGGTATTCAGTAAGTTCTTTATCGTATTCCAAAATGTGATCACGATCACGATGATCGCCGCCTCTATCACGATGGTTTGTCAGATCGTTCATATGATCAACGCTCCTGTCGGATATAAAACGAAGAATTTATTGGCTATGCGGTCGGTGGATGAAAGGCAGTTATCCGCTTTTGTCGGTGAGTTGAAAGGTTTGTCATGCGTAGATAGGGTCGGGAAGACTCAAGGATTGCCTTTATTCGGTAGTAATAATTGGACTGCTACTTATCAGGGGCAAAATATATCTTTTCAGCAATTCGTTATGGATAAGGAGTGTTACGATATGCTGGGATTGGAGATTTTGCGTGATAACCATTTAACGACAGAGGGCTGGTTCCTAAACGAGCAAGCGATGCGTGAGATGAACTTATCGGAGGATGCGGCCTCTTTTATGCTGGACAGGCAAGAAAGACCGATAGCGATAGCGGGTATCGTCCGGGATTTCTATTGCTTTGGAAATGTGACGACAGGGATGAACCCTGTCATGTTCCGTTTCTTGAAAGATAATGAAGATCCTTGGATGATCTTGATCGAGACACAAGGTGATCCTTTCGCCGCAAAGGAGGCTATCGGTAAAGTATATGAGAAAGTGACCGGACTTGAGTTTGAGGCTTACTTCATGGATGAGCGTTTACAAAACTCATTCGACTCGCAAATCCGTTTGGCAAAGATCGTGATCGTATTCTCGATAATCGCCATCCTTATTTCTTTGCTAGGCTTATTGGCGATGTCCACTTACTTTATCCAACAGCGTTTGCAAGAAGTATCCGTACGAAAGGTATTTGGTTCCAGCAACCGGCAGATATTGGTTAAGCTCGTATTCACGTTCTTGAACTATGTGTTGATTGCTTTCGTGATCGCCATACCTATTATTATGTACTTTATGAAAGATTGGCTGTCCGACTATTCGTATCGTATCGGTTTAAGTCCGCTGATATTTATCGCCGCCGGCTTATTCTGCCTCATGATCTCGTTTGTCTCTGTCTTTTTCCAGAGCTACCGGGCTGCCACATCGAATCCGGTGGATAGCTTTAGGCATAGGCTTTAA